One genomic region from Paramicrobacterium agarici encodes:
- a CDS encoding ABC transporter ATP-binding protein yields MSLTVDAGEVVLLLGPSGCGKSTAALAINGLVPQSIPAEVDGTVTVLGRDASSTTTALLSEHVALVFQDPDAQIVTESVLDETCFALENMLLPVTEILARAEESLRTVGLWQRRDDSPDILSGGERQRLAIACALAMRTPILVLDEPTANLDPSGSDDVYAVLRRVTATGDRSVVLIEHDVDAALPIVDRVVVLDRAGRTAFTGAPRDVIVGHAHEITAMGVWLPTATMAAEQLASAGIELKAVPLTLPELTRAMNDVALPAPPALTHEHSSGEPLIRVRDLTIARGDSILLDQVSLDVRAGDFLAIVGANGAGKTTLIQAITGVARPPKKHVSLAGVDAATRDARALAGRVGFVFQNPEHQFVANSVADELAYGLRVHGDSSGDRLAPPQIADRVDAMLDRLGLSELRDVHPFLLSGGQKRRLSVGTALIIGAPILALDEPTFGQDRERADELMAMLSELRVNGTTIIIVSHDMQLVADYASRVVVLANGRIAADGAPASILSDIELLRRHSLRQPPLARAMSGVDDAAWRRVTRFTDLPGATR; encoded by the coding sequence GTGAGCCTGACGGTGGATGCTGGTGAGGTCGTGCTTCTGCTCGGTCCAAGCGGCTGCGGCAAGTCGACCGCCGCCCTCGCCATCAACGGTCTCGTTCCGCAGTCGATTCCCGCGGAGGTCGACGGCACGGTGACTGTTCTCGGCCGCGATGCGTCGTCGACGACGACGGCTCTGCTCTCGGAGCACGTCGCCCTGGTCTTTCAAGATCCCGATGCTCAGATCGTCACCGAATCGGTGCTCGACGAAACCTGCTTTGCGCTCGAGAACATGCTGCTGCCCGTGACCGAGATTCTCGCGCGCGCTGAGGAGTCGCTCCGCACGGTCGGGCTGTGGCAGCGGCGCGATGACTCTCCCGACATCCTCTCGGGCGGGGAACGGCAGCGACTCGCGATCGCCTGCGCACTCGCCATGCGCACGCCCATTCTGGTTCTCGACGAGCCGACGGCAAACCTCGACCCGAGCGGCAGCGACGACGTGTACGCCGTGCTGCGACGTGTGACGGCCACAGGAGACCGCTCGGTCGTACTCATCGAGCACGATGTCGATGCGGCATTGCCGATCGTCGACCGGGTCGTCGTTCTCGATCGAGCCGGCCGCACGGCGTTCACGGGCGCTCCTCGCGATGTGATCGTCGGCCACGCGCACGAGATCACGGCGATGGGCGTGTGGCTTCCGACCGCGACCATGGCGGCCGAGCAGCTTGCGTCCGCGGGCATCGAGCTCAAAGCCGTCCCCCTCACGCTGCCCGAGCTCACGCGCGCCATGAACGACGTCGCACTTCCCGCTCCACCCGCGCTCACGCACGAGCACTCGTCGGGAGAACCGCTCATCCGCGTGCGCGATCTCACGATCGCCCGCGGCGACAGCATCCTTCTCGATCAGGTGAGTCTCGACGTGCGGGCGGGAGACTTTCTCGCGATCGTCGGCGCGAACGGAGCGGGCAAGACGACGCTCATCCAGGCCATCACCGGTGTCGCCCGGCCTCCGAAGAAGCACGTGTCGCTTGCCGGGGTCGACGCGGCAACGCGTGACGCACGAGCACTCGCCGGGCGCGTTGGCTTCGTCTTTCAGAATCCCGAGCACCAGTTCGTCGCCAACAGTGTCGCCGACGAGCTCGCGTACGGCCTTCGGGTGCACGGGGACTCGTCTGGCGATCGTCTCGCTCCCCCGCAGATCGCCGATCGCGTGGATGCGATGCTCGACAGGCTCGGGCTCTCGGAGCTGCGAGACGTGCATCCCTTTCTGTTGTCGGGAGGGCAGAAGCGGCGCCTCTCCGTCGGAACGGCGCTCATCATCGGCGCTCCGATTCTCGCGCTAGACGAGCCGACGTTCGGGCAGGATCGCGAACGCGCCGACGAGCTCATGGCGATGCTGAGCGAGCTTCGTGTCAATGGAACGACGATCATCATCGTGTCGCACGACATGCAGCTCGTCGCCGACTACGCATCGCGCGTCGTTGTGCTCGCCAACGGCAGAATCGCGGCCGACGGCGCTCCGGCCAGCATCCTCTCTGACATCGAGCTGCTTCGGCGCCACAGCCTGCGACAGCCTCCGCTTGCTCGGGCGATGAGCGGTGTCGACGACGCCGCGTGGCGCCGCGTGACGCGGTTCACCGACCTGCCTGGAGCGACCCGATGA
- a CDS encoding ECF transporter S component gives MFSTRLLMTCAAIGVGSGIVFTVAGFINGIVAAAAPIVYGLSIGVYFLPGVIAQSLLRLPGVALITSLIAGLVGSAVNPAFIMRYLAAGLAIGLLQEVPFAISRYRYWKPWVFYVAAAVMGVIFGGGVFIGVGMEHFAGWANFVYFGLFAVSPVLFTWLGRVIAAGINKTGVARGVQRDVDRRESRHTRHRHSVRSMTAA, from the coding sequence ATGTTCAGCACCCGCCTCCTCATGACCTGTGCCGCGATCGGCGTGGGAAGCGGGATCGTCTTCACCGTCGCGGGATTCATCAACGGGATCGTCGCGGCCGCCGCTCCGATCGTCTACGGTCTCTCGATCGGCGTCTACTTTCTTCCCGGCGTCATCGCGCAGTCGCTTCTGCGCCTTCCCGGCGTCGCCCTGATCACGAGCCTCATCGCCGGTCTCGTCGGCTCCGCCGTGAACCCGGCGTTCATCATGCGGTATCTCGCCGCGGGGCTCGCCATCGGTCTGCTCCAAGAGGTTCCCTTTGCGATCTCGAGGTACCGGTACTGGAAGCCGTGGGTGTTCTACGTCGCCGCTGCCGTCATGGGCGTGATCTTCGGCGGTGGAGTATTCATCGGCGTGGGCATGGAGCACTTCGCCGGGTGGGCAAACTTCGTCTACTTCGGCCTTTTCGCCGTGAGTCCCGTGCTCTTCACCTGGCTCGGGCGCGTCATCGCGGCGGGCATCAATAAGACGGGCGTCGCTCGAGGGGTGCAGCGAGACGTCGATCGCCGCGAGAGTCGCCACACGCGTCATCGCCACTCGGTCCGATCGATGACGGCTGCCTGA
- a CDS encoding pirin family protein — protein sequence MTRFDRPSEELLTRQVPSPGPETLLLESREVPLGGIRGITVHRALPQRALPTVGAWCFLDYFDEAGVPMRVLPHPHIGLQTVTWPLNGEIRHRDTVLSDVMIEPGQLNIMTSGRGIAHSEFSTIPSDESAALRGVQLWVALPPEAAEAEPFFEQHSELPVWHHGGLHARVFIGSLATAVSPATTFTPLVGADVEVDAGASEGLPVNPAFEHAVFVVDGEVTVDDVLVSARQLLYIGEGCSTIDIRVDAAARVILIGGEPFGEDLVMWWNFVGRSHADIVSARDDWEAGSSRFGAVPGHGEERIPAPPLPTVTLAPRRRRR from the coding sequence GTGACCCGCTTCGACCGGCCGAGCGAGGAGCTGCTGACGCGGCAGGTGCCCTCGCCGGGACCCGAGACCCTCCTGCTCGAGTCACGGGAGGTGCCCCTCGGCGGAATCCGGGGAATCACCGTGCACCGCGCGCTGCCGCAGCGCGCTCTTCCCACGGTCGGGGCCTGGTGCTTTCTCGACTACTTCGACGAGGCGGGCGTTCCCATGCGCGTTCTGCCGCATCCGCATATCGGGCTCCAGACGGTCACGTGGCCGCTCAACGGCGAGATCCGGCACAGAGACACCGTCTTGAGCGACGTCATGATCGAGCCGGGCCAGCTGAACATCATGACGAGCGGCCGCGGAATCGCGCACTCCGAGTTCTCAACGATTCCGAGTGACGAGTCCGCGGCGTTGCGAGGCGTACAGCTGTGGGTGGCCCTGCCGCCGGAAGCTGCCGAGGCAGAGCCGTTCTTCGAGCAGCATTCCGAGCTGCCGGTTTGGCACCACGGCGGACTGCACGCTCGCGTCTTCATCGGCTCGCTCGCGACGGCGGTGTCGCCCGCCACGACGTTCACGCCGCTTGTCGGCGCAGACGTCGAAGTCGACGCGGGCGCGAGCGAGGGGCTTCCCGTGAACCCCGCGTTCGAGCACGCCGTCTTCGTCGTCGACGGAGAGGTGACCGTCGACGATGTGCTCGTCTCTGCTCGCCAGCTTCTGTACATCGGCGAGGGCTGCTCCACGATCGATATCAGAGTGGACGCTGCCGCCCGCGTGATCCTCATCGGCGGCGAGCCGTTCGGCGAAGATCTCGTGATGTGGTGGAACTTCGTCGGGCGTTCGCATGCCGATATCGTGAGTGCTCGCGATGACTGGGAAGCTGGATCCTCGCGATTCGGAGCAGTGCCTGGGCACGGCGAAGAGCGTATTCCCGCACCGCCGCTCCCGACCGTCACGCTCGCACCGCGACGCCGTCGCCGGTGA
- a CDS encoding GNAT family N-acetyltransferase yields MAENESRVTRNEAESRYELWLGDTMVGRAEFERHDSGTAFTHTVVDDEYSGQGLGSVLAKGALDDAVARDEIIVPHCPFIQAYLKRHHEYESHVAWPTPKHERR; encoded by the coding sequence ATGGCAGAGAACGAGTCGCGCGTGACGCGAAACGAGGCCGAGAGCCGCTACGAGCTCTGGCTCGGCGACACCATGGTGGGACGCGCCGAATTCGAGAGGCACGATAGCGGAACGGCCTTCACGCACACCGTCGTCGACGACGAGTACAGCGGGCAGGGACTGGGGAGCGTGCTGGCGAAGGGCGCGCTCGACGACGCCGTTGCCCGTGACGAAATCATCGTGCCGCACTGCCCGTTCATTCAGGCGTACCTGAAGCGGCACCACGAATACGAGTCGCACGTGGCCTGGCCCACGCCGAAGCACGAGCGCAGGTAG
- a CDS encoding YcnI family copper-binding membrane protein, with protein sequence MTRSTQKLVGLGAVAGAALALALPLAASAHVHVTPEEAAAGSSTVLTFTIGHGCDGSPTTAVRIGMPDDVVTAKPVVNAGWTAETQTEPVDGVTDQNGEPVSERTSAVQFTANTPLDAEQIDTLSVQVSLPEDTAGKTLAFPVEQTCETGATAWDEVAEPGEDEPEHPAPVITVGDVAEAGHGHGSAADDTSDHAGSAEAAGAAADDDTDMVARIIGIAGLAVGAAGIVLAVLARRPRAKETK encoded by the coding sequence ATGACCAGATCAACGCAGAAGCTTGTGGGACTCGGCGCGGTCGCGGGTGCGGCACTTGCGCTCGCCCTTCCGCTCGCGGCCAGCGCTCACGTGCACGTGACGCCCGAAGAGGCGGCAGCAGGGTCGAGCACCGTGCTCACGTTCACCATCGGACACGGTTGCGACGGCTCGCCAACGACGGCCGTGCGCATCGGAATGCCCGACGATGTCGTCACGGCGAAGCCCGTCGTCAATGCCGGCTGGACAGCCGAAACGCAGACCGAGCCGGTCGATGGTGTGACCGATCAGAATGGCGAACCCGTGAGCGAGCGCACGAGCGCCGTGCAGTTCACGGCGAATACGCCGTTGGATGCTGAGCAGATCGATACGCTCTCGGTGCAGGTGTCGCTGCCCGAAGACACAGCGGGCAAAACACTCGCCTTCCCCGTCGAGCAGACGTGCGAGACCGGCGCGACGGCGTGGGATGAGGTTGCGGAGCCGGGCGAGGATGAGCCTGAGCATCCGGCCCCCGTGATCACGGTCGGTGATGTCGCCGAAGCGGGCCACGGGCACGGATCGGCAGCGGACGACACGAGCGATCACGCCGGCTCGGCAGAGGCAGCGGGCGCGGCGGCCGACGATGACACCGACATGGTCGCGCGTATCATCGGGATTGCAGGGCTCGCTGTCGGCGCCGCCGGAATCGTCCTCGCGGTGCTGGCCCGACGGCCCCGCGCAAAGGAGACGAAGTGA
- a CDS encoding copper resistance CopC family protein, whose translation MTNRTTERRRAPRAIALALAAGIAVSIAGALPAAAHTQVSPAAPEPGSTVTTGPVTVALETTEPILESGQKSIIVKGPGDEERFFGDGCTDVSNGTTLSAEITLGEPGEYTVVWTLVAEDGHTQSSNDFEPFTFTWQPDEGQQTAEGSPSVPTCGDESSSGATGDEGSSGARSSDEASGSESQGDEPTDNDASAADGSDIAWLIAAAGIVFIAAAAVVMIAVRRKMLADDAEDADADDDAAVPDDTSQSGPPATS comes from the coding sequence GTGACGAACAGAACGACAGAACGCAGGCGTGCTCCACGCGCGATTGCGCTCGCGCTCGCGGCGGGAATTGCGGTCTCGATCGCCGGAGCGCTCCCCGCTGCGGCCCACACGCAGGTGTCTCCCGCTGCTCCCGAACCGGGGTCAACGGTTACGACGGGCCCTGTCACCGTGGCCCTTGAGACAACCGAGCCGATTCTCGAGAGCGGACAGAAGAGCATCATCGTGAAGGGTCCGGGAGACGAGGAACGTTTCTTCGGTGATGGCTGTACCGATGTGTCGAACGGTACGACGCTCAGCGCCGAGATCACGCTCGGCGAGCCGGGAGAGTACACGGTCGTCTGGACGCTCGTCGCCGAGGACGGCCACACCCAGAGCTCGAACGACTTCGAACCGTTCACGTTCACCTGGCAGCCCGATGAGGGCCAGCAGACTGCCGAGGGATCACCGTCGGTGCCCACGTGCGGCGACGAATCCTCGTCGGGTGCGACGGGTGATGAGGGGTCGTCGGGTGCTCGAAGCAGCGACGAGGCGTCAGGCTCAGAGTCTCAGGGCGACGAACCGACAGACAACGACGCGAGCGCGGCCGACGGCAGCGACATCGCATGGCTGATCGCCGCTGCGGGGATCGTCTTCATCGCAGCCGCTGCGGTCGTGATGATCGCCGTGCGACGCAAGATGCTCGCCGATGACGCCGAAGACGCCGACGCGGATGACGACGCGGCAGTTCCCGACGACACGTCGCAGTCGGGACCACCCGCAACATCGTGA
- the recQ gene encoding DNA helicase RecQ, whose amino-acid sequence MTSPAGGTALDVLSHVFGYGAFRGEQADIVEHVSAGGDAVVLMPTGGGKSLCYQIPALLREGTGVVVSPLIALMHDQVQALRAAGVRAEYLNSTQTLEERSRVERAYIAGALDILYVAPERLNTPSTRSLLARGEIALFAIDEAHCVSQWGHDFRPDYLALSDLAELWPDVPRIALTATATEATHREITQRLSLGNARHFVASFDRPNIQYRIVPKRDPRAQLVEFIRAEGQDAAGIVYALSRASVERTAEYLVQRGIPALPYHAGLDAHLRAEAQSRFLREDGLVIVATIAFGMGIDKPDVRFVAHIDLPKSVEGYYQETGRAGRDGEPSVAWLAYGLQDVVQQRRMIDDSTADAAHKRQAMQHLDAMLALCETVQCRRVNLLRYFGQDSAPCGNCDTCLEPPAVVDGTIAAQKLLSTVVRLDRERNQRFGAGQLIDILRGKETQRTRQHGHDSLSTWGIGADTSEQRWRGIVRQILAQGLLATRGEYGVLGITEASGDVLRGDRAVQLRDEPEKSPRARATRKAPAHELEPAAAELFEKLREWRAATAREQSAPAYIVFSDATLREIAVARPTDVSALGGISGVGDKKRAKYGDAVVDLVRAYAALGS is encoded by the coding sequence ATGACTTCTCCTGCCGGTGGCACCGCTCTCGACGTGCTCAGCCACGTCTTCGGATACGGCGCCTTTCGTGGTGAACAGGCGGACATCGTCGAGCACGTGTCGGCGGGCGGCGACGCTGTCGTGCTCATGCCGACGGGCGGAGGCAAGAGCCTCTGCTACCAGATCCCCGCGCTGCTTCGCGAGGGAACCGGGGTCGTCGTGTCGCCGCTGATCGCGCTCATGCACGACCAGGTTCAAGCGCTCCGCGCCGCGGGCGTGCGCGCGGAGTACCTCAACTCAACGCAGACGCTAGAGGAGCGCTCTCGCGTCGAACGCGCGTACATCGCAGGTGCGCTCGACATTCTGTACGTCGCACCCGAGCGTCTGAACACCCCGTCGACGCGATCGTTGCTGGCGCGCGGAGAAATTGCTCTGTTCGCGATCGACGAAGCGCACTGCGTCTCGCAGTGGGGTCATGACTTCCGCCCCGACTATCTAGCGCTCTCTGACCTTGCCGAACTCTGGCCAGACGTTCCGCGCATCGCATTGACCGCCACCGCCACAGAGGCGACCCATCGTGAGATCACGCAGCGGCTCAGCCTCGGCAACGCACGGCACTTCGTCGCGAGTTTCGATCGCCCGAACATTCAGTACCGAATCGTCCCGAAGCGCGACCCGAGGGCTCAGCTCGTGGAGTTTATTCGAGCCGAGGGGCAGGATGCCGCGGGCATCGTGTACGCGCTCAGCAGAGCGTCGGTCGAGCGCACCGCCGAGTATCTCGTGCAGCGCGGCATTCCCGCCCTTCCGTACCACGCGGGTCTCGATGCTCACCTGCGCGCCGAAGCGCAGTCGCGGTTTCTGCGTGAAGACGGCCTCGTGATCGTCGCGACGATCGCATTCGGCATGGGAATCGACAAGCCCGACGTGCGATTCGTCGCGCATATCGACCTCCCGAAATCGGTCGAGGGCTACTACCAGGAGACCGGTCGAGCTGGTCGAGACGGCGAACCGTCGGTGGCGTGGCTCGCCTACGGCTTGCAGGACGTCGTGCAGCAGCGGCGCATGATCGACGATTCGACGGCGGATGCCGCGCATAAGCGGCAGGCGATGCAGCACCTTGACGCCATGCTCGCGCTCTGCGAGACCGTGCAGTGCCGGCGCGTGAACCTGCTGCGCTACTTCGGCCAAGATAGCGCTCCATGCGGAAACTGCGATACGTGCCTCGAGCCGCCCGCCGTCGTCGACGGAACGATCGCCGCGCAGAAGCTGCTTTCGACGGTCGTTCGGCTCGACCGGGAACGCAACCAACGGTTCGGCGCGGGTCAGCTCATCGACATTCTGCGCGGCAAAGAGACGCAGCGCACAAGGCAGCACGGACACGACAGCCTGAGCACGTGGGGCATCGGCGCCGATACGTCAGAACAGCGATGGCGCGGCATCGTGCGGCAGATACTGGCGCAGGGCCTTCTGGCGACGCGCGGTGAATACGGTGTGCTGGGAATCACCGAGGCAAGCGGCGACGTGCTGCGCGGTGACAGGGCGGTGCAGCTGCGTGACGAGCCCGAGAAGTCCCCTCGTGCGCGGGCGACGCGGAAAGCTCCGGCACACGAGCTCGAGCCCGCTGCGGCAGAGCTCTTCGAGAAGCTGCGCGAGTGGCGGGCAGCGACCGCACGCGAGCAGAGCGCGCCCGCCTACATCGTCTTCTCAGACGCGACGCTGCGTGAGATCGCCGTCGCGCGCCCCACGGATGTCTCGGCGCTCGGCGGCATCAGTGGCGTTGGCGACAAGAAGCGCGCGAAATACGGCGATGCCGTTGTGGACCTCGTGCGCGCCTACGCCGCGCTCGGCTCGTGA
- a CDS encoding SDR family oxidoreductase, protein MASILVVGGTGPTGSAVCAAARARGHEVRSLSRAVPGSSDSRVVAGVDYRACDLYHAAAPELDAHLAGVDVVIDCLNGVSHVAQAIFRIGAVQITDAAARADIKRVVVVSDVGCDQSDFAYYEAKTDQEGVYLDSPVPTTVVRFTVLYEQVWEFATRAARFRVMPTSDRARLQPIDVADIAELIIDAAADTGADEIRSYGGPEVESVRTLSRQWMAHTGRRCLLVPVPLIFAIGRYLRAGANLVPSSRRGSTTWQDWMNRTSPPHVPSMKPGCGREPGHGGHEPSAA, encoded by the coding sequence ATGGCCAGCATTCTGGTTGTCGGTGGGACGGGGCCCACAGGGAGCGCGGTCTGCGCTGCCGCGCGCGCTCGCGGGCACGAGGTTCGTTCTCTGTCACGAGCGGTTCCGGGCTCCAGCGACTCACGCGTCGTCGCGGGCGTCGACTATCGTGCGTGCGACCTCTACCACGCGGCGGCTCCCGAGCTCGATGCGCATCTGGCCGGCGTCGACGTGGTCATCGACTGCCTCAACGGGGTGTCGCACGTTGCCCAGGCGATCTTCCGCATCGGCGCGGTTCAGATCACGGATGCTGCCGCAAGGGCGGACATCAAGCGCGTCGTCGTGGTGTCCGACGTCGGCTGCGACCAGAGCGACTTCGCATACTACGAGGCGAAGACGGATCAGGAGGGCGTCTACCTCGACTCGCCCGTGCCCACGACGGTCGTGCGATTCACCGTGCTCTACGAGCAGGTCTGGGAATTCGCGACGAGGGCCGCGCGCTTCCGGGTCATGCCCACGTCGGACCGAGCACGGCTTCAGCCCATCGATGTCGCTGACATCGCCGAGCTCATCATCGACGCCGCCGCTGACACGGGAGCAGACGAGATCCGCTCGTACGGCGGACCCGAGGTGGAGTCGGTGCGCACGCTTTCACGTCAGTGGATGGCGCATACGGGGCGCCGGTGCCTGCTCGTGCCTGTGCCGCTCATTTTCGCGATCGGACGCTACCTGCGAGCGGGCGCGAACCTCGTTCCTTCGTCGCGGCGCGGCTCAACCACGTGGCAGGACTGGATGAACCGCACGTCGCCACCGCACGTGCCGTCGATGAAGCCCGGATGCGGTCGCGAACCGGGGCACGGCGGTCACGAGCCGAGCGCGGCGTAG
- a CDS encoding acyl-CoA dehydrogenase family protein — protein sequence MLWSSDNTSAASCDALCSPRTEGSAPRGDRPIVWTTTTEKGEGTAVTQNLETPDDVIDVANVRETVDTGPVRVSGSVSFDAAEVQRVLLGRWADIRTSARELAARPEMQRIEGQPMDEHRERVLKQLHLLVENGQVLRAFPKRLGGDDDAGGNIAGFEELVLADPSLQIKSGVQWGLFGAAVLHLGTEKHHDRLLPGIMTLDVPGAFAMTEIGHGSDVASIGTTATYDESTQEFVINTPFKGAWKEFLGNAARDGIAATVFAQLITKGVNHGVHCFYVPIRDENGAFLPGVGGEDDGLKGGLNGIDNGRLHFTDVRIPRDNLLNRYGDVAEDGTYSSPIASPGRRFFTMLGTLVQGRVSLDGAATTASALGLTIAIRYADQRRQFNAASDTDEEVLLDYQKHQRRLLPRLAQTYAQTFAHDTLLAKFDEVFSGRADSDDDRQDLETLAAALKPLSTWHALDTLQECREACGGAGFMNANRFTSLRADLDVYVTFEGDNNVLLQLVAKRLLTDFSSKFRKADAGALARYVVAQAADRAYHGSGLRTLGQTLGDLGSTARSVGQLRETDVQRELLTDRVETMIEKIAAELRPASKMSKKDAADLFNSQQAELIEAARAHGELLQWEAFTAGLGAVQDADTRQVLTWLRDLFGLSLIEKHLAWYLMNGRLSSQRAEAVSAYINRLVARLRPYAVQLVDAFGFDEAHLRAPIATDGEQQRQDEARSYYEALRASGEAPVDEKVLRAREKAAAKKLAR from the coding sequence ATGCTGTGGAGCAGCGACAACACTTCAGCGGCATCGTGCGACGCGCTTTGTAGCCCGCGGACGGAGGGCTCCGCGCCTCGCGGGGATCGGCCTATCGTGTGGACAACGACGACCGAGAAGGGCGAGGGAACAGCAGTGACCCAGAATCTGGAAACTCCCGACGACGTGATCGATGTGGCAAACGTGCGCGAGACGGTGGACACGGGTCCCGTGCGGGTTTCGGGATCGGTGTCGTTCGACGCGGCAGAGGTTCAGCGCGTGCTTCTCGGGCGATGGGCAGACATCAGAACGAGCGCGCGCGAACTCGCCGCGCGCCCCGAGATGCAGCGCATCGAAGGCCAGCCGATGGACGAGCACCGTGAGCGCGTGCTCAAGCAGCTGCACCTTCTCGTCGAGAACGGACAGGTGCTTCGCGCCTTCCCGAAGCGGCTCGGCGGAGACGACGACGCGGGTGGCAACATCGCCGGGTTCGAAGAGCTCGTGCTCGCTGACCCGTCACTGCAGATCAAGTCGGGTGTTCAGTGGGGTCTGTTCGGTGCGGCGGTTCTGCACCTGGGCACGGAGAAGCATCACGATCGGCTCCTTCCGGGCATCATGACCCTTGACGTGCCCGGCGCGTTCGCCATGACCGAGATCGGGCACGGGTCAGACGTCGCATCGATCGGAACGACGGCGACGTACGACGAGTCGACGCAGGAGTTCGTGATCAACACGCCGTTCAAGGGGGCGTGGAAGGAGTTCCTCGGCAACGCGGCGCGCGACGGCATCGCCGCCACCGTGTTCGCGCAGCTCATCACCAAGGGCGTCAATCACGGCGTGCACTGCTTCTACGTTCCGATTCGCGACGAGAATGGCGCGTTCCTCCCGGGCGTCGGCGGCGAGGACGACGGCCTCAAGGGCGGCCTCAACGGCATCGACAACGGGCGACTGCACTTCACCGACGTGCGCATCCCGCGGGACAACCTGCTCAACCGGTACGGCGATGTCGCCGAAGACGGCACCTACAGCTCGCCGATCGCGAGCCCGGGGCGCCGCTTCTTCACGATGCTCGGCACGCTCGTGCAGGGGCGTGTCTCGCTGGATGGCGCTGCGACGACAGCATCCGCTCTCGGCCTCACGATCGCGATTCGCTACGCCGACCAGCGCCGCCAGTTCAACGCGGCGTCTGACACCGACGAAGAGGTGCTGCTCGACTATCAGAAGCACCAGCGGCGCCTGCTGCCGCGCCTGGCGCAGACCTACGCGCAGACGTTCGCGCACGACACACTGCTGGCGAAGTTCGACGAGGTCTTCAGCGGACGCGCCGACTCTGATGACGATCGGCAGGACCTCGAGACCCTCGCCGCTGCCCTCAAGCCGCTCTCGACGTGGCACGCCCTCGACACGCTGCAGGAGTGCCGCGAGGCGTGCGGCGGCGCCGGGTTCATGAACGCCAACCGGTTCACGAGCCTGCGCGCCGACCTCGACGTGTACGTCACGTTCGAGGGCGACAACAACGTTCTGCTGCAGCTGGTCGCGAAGCGCCTGCTCACCGATTTTTCGAGCAAGTTCCGCAAGGCGGACGCGGGAGCGCTCGCGCGCTACGTCGTGGCGCAGGCGGCCGACCGCGCCTATCACGGCAGCGGCTTGCGCACGCTCGGCCAGACGCTCGGCGATCTGGGGTCGACGGCGCGTTCGGTCGGGCAGCTGCGCGAGACCGATGTGCAGCGCGAGCTGCTCACTGATCGGGTCGAGACCATGATCGAGAAGATCGCGGCAGAGCTGCGCCCCGCATCGAAGATGTCGAAGAAAGACGCCGCCGACCTGTTCAACTCGCAGCAGGCTGAGCTCATTGAGGCGGCGCGAGCGCACGGAGAGCTGCTTCAGTGGGAGGCGTTCACGGCGGGCCTGGGTGCTGTTCAGGATGCTGACACGCGTCAGGTTCTCACGTGGCTGCGTGACCTGTTCGGGCTGAGCCTGATCGAGAAGCATCTGGCGTGGTACCTCATGAACGGACGGCTGTCGTCGCAGCGCGCCGAGGCCGTGAGCGCGTACATCAACCGTCTCGTCGCGCGGCTGCGGCCCTATGCGGTGCAGCTCGTCGACGCGTTCGGCTTCGACGAAGCCCACCTGCGCGCGCCGATCGCGACAGACGGAGAGCAGCAGCGCCAGGACGAGGCACGCTCGTACTACGAGGCTCTGCGTGCATCGGGAGAGGCACCGGTCGACGAGAAGGTGCTGCGGGCCCGCGAGAAGGCTGCGGCGAAGAAGCTCGCGCGATAG